One genomic region from Deinococcus metalli encodes:
- a CDS encoding TCR/Tet family MFS transporter: MRARPAALIFILLTALIDIVGIGIIIPVLPGLVKSLAGSEVAGARTIGVLTAMYAVMQFICAPILGALSDRFGRRPVLLFALTGMGLDYLLLAFAPNLAWLFVGRVVAGITGASLTVANAYIADVSPPEERAKNFGLLGAMFGVGFILGPALGGLLGEYGLRVPFMVAAALTGLNVLYGLFVLPESLPASARGQALRRGDLNPLLPLRALGEYPILRSLALTFVLLGLAGQVIFSTWVLFTEGALRWTPAQNGVALAFFGLLTAGVQAGLIGPFLARFGERRTIMTGLVSSTLEFLVLSVARSGVLLYASLVVGALGGLANPAIQGLISKQVDETEQGRVQGAVTSLNSLVAVVGPILATNVYALGVGQGFPGAAFLMGALLSVAGTVLILGVLRRMPGTGPAQSVQGR, from the coding sequence ATGCGTGCCCGTCCCGCCGCCCTGATCTTCATCCTGCTGACCGCGCTGATCGACATCGTGGGGATCGGGATCATCATTCCGGTGCTGCCGGGACTGGTCAAATCGCTGGCCGGCTCTGAGGTCGCGGGCGCGCGCACCATCGGGGTGCTGACGGCGATGTACGCGGTCATGCAGTTCATCTGCGCGCCGATCCTGGGGGCGCTGAGCGACCGCTTCGGGCGGCGGCCGGTGCTGCTGTTCGCGCTGACCGGCATGGGCCTGGACTACCTGCTGCTGGCCTTCGCGCCCAACCTCGCGTGGCTGTTCGTCGGCCGCGTGGTCGCCGGGATCACCGGCGCGAGCCTGACTGTCGCCAACGCGTACATCGCGGACGTGTCGCCGCCCGAGGAGCGCGCGAAGAACTTCGGGCTGCTGGGCGCGATGTTCGGGGTGGGCTTCATCCTCGGGCCGGCGCTGGGCGGGCTGCTGGGCGAATACGGCCTGCGCGTGCCGTTCATGGTGGCGGCGGCCCTGACCGGCCTGAACGTGCTGTACGGCCTGTTTGTGCTGCCCGAGTCGCTGCCGGCGAGTGCGCGCGGCCAGGCGCTGCGCCGGGGCGACCTGAACCCCCTGCTGCCGCTGCGGGCGCTGGGCGAGTACCCGATCCTGCGCAGCCTGGCGCTCACCTTCGTGCTGCTGGGCCTGGCCGGGCAGGTGATCTTCAGCACGTGGGTGCTGTTCACCGAGGGCGCGCTGCGCTGGACGCCCGCCCAGAACGGCGTGGCGCTGGCGTTCTTCGGCCTGCTCACGGCCGGGGTGCAGGCCGGGCTGATCGGCCCCTTCCTGGCGCGCTTCGGCGAGCGGCGCACCATCATGACCGGGCTGGTGTCGTCCACGCTGGAATTCCTGGTGCTCAGCGTGGCCCGCAGCGGCGTGCTGCTGTACGCGTCGCTGGTGGTCGGGGCGCTGGGCGGGCTGGCGAACCCGGCCATCCAGGGATTGATCTCCAAGCAGGTGGACGAGACCGAGCAGGGCCGCGTGCAGGGAGCGGTCACCAGCCTGAACAGCCTGGTGGCGGTGGTCGGGCCGATCCTTGCCACGAACGTGTACGCGCTGGGCGTGGGCCAGGGCTTCCCCGGCGCGGCGTTCCTGATGGGCGCGCTGCTCTCGGTGGCCGGCACCGTGCTGATCCTGGGTGTGCTGCGGCGCATGCCGGGCACCGGGCCGGCCCAGTCCGTTCAGGGCCGCTAG
- a CDS encoding copper amine oxidase N-terminal domain-containing protein produces the protein MCVPAALATPTPSRRRRPTLLATLSLMVPPAPGGTALTGVLGVLSAAGTARAVAAPAGSVQLTFTVDQGVAYVNGDTSAWTSPPRLVAGRAMLPLRETALLLGRPISRAEGVAAGAVQLGRLVVDTRAVSASLGGTPQPGGTVAVVGGVLYVSARTLADTLNANLVSADDSGRTLTLTALRDGGNPLSPQARFSTDKAVYAPGERVVYTEYAFDPDGADLTARKWTGRQDVYFQPGTYTVGLTVTNSRGLQSTPFTRTIRVQGDPVDTPLTYALKYALPGDAFPDAQVLTYPAALPTLLPGETSPLIFSDSPEVPAQSGVLYQDSVEGRARLLAYHLNGLGKPARLYVLARNLTDHPVDVRTDRLGETAPTRIEGTLGQVTLMEYFASSGGATLSLAPGQSAAVYASPTLNAGSGVNVMQDVTTTGRVELTVLMLEDTLPPTAQVAQQLPYLKPDERHVRGTFPDAVRHLRVTLGALPTRITIGDGQLDPALTGTDALTGQPVKLSGNYGVLYDLEVNGAAGSAVALSPRGGLYRGAMNVIDGPIVQAVKLPRVGTALNPGSPTLVWRAQSDRLNIDFVPASGSNLPISLVFYRAQTLPGWGGVIKTYQP, from the coding sequence ATGTGCGTTCCCGCTGCCCTTGCCACCCCGACTCCTTCCCGCCGCCGAAGGCCGACGCTGCTCGCCACGCTGTCGCTGATGGTGCCGCCTGCTCCGGGCGGCACCGCGCTGACGGGCGTGCTCGGCGTGCTGAGCGCCGCCGGCACCGCCCGCGCCGTGGCGGCTCCGGCCGGCTCGGTGCAGCTGACCTTCACGGTCGATCAGGGCGTGGCGTACGTGAACGGTGACACCAGCGCGTGGACCAGTCCGCCGCGGCTGGTGGCCGGGCGGGCCATGCTGCCGCTGCGCGAGACGGCGCTGCTGCTGGGCCGCCCGATCAGCCGGGCGGAGGGCGTCGCGGCGGGCGCGGTGCAGCTCGGCCGGCTGGTGGTGGACACCCGCGCCGTCAGCGCCTCACTGGGCGGCACGCCGCAGCCGGGCGGCACGGTCGCCGTGGTGGGCGGCGTGCTGTACGTCAGTGCGCGTACCCTGGCCGACACCCTGAACGCCAACCTGGTCTCCGCGGACGACTCGGGGCGCACCCTGACCCTGACCGCGCTGCGCGACGGCGGCAATCCCCTCAGCCCGCAGGCGCGCTTCTCGACGGACAAGGCCGTGTACGCGCCGGGCGAGCGGGTCGTGTACACCGAGTACGCCTTCGACCCGGACGGCGCGGACCTCACGGCCCGCAAGTGGACGGGCCGGCAGGACGTGTACTTCCAGCCTGGCACCTACACCGTCGGCCTGACCGTCACGAACAGCCGGGGGCTCCAGAGCACGCCCTTTACCCGCACGATCCGCGTGCAGGGCGATCCGGTGGACACGCCGCTGACGTACGCGCTGAAATACGCGCTGCCCGGCGACGCCTTCCCCGACGCGCAGGTGCTGACGTACCCGGCCGCGCTGCCCACGCTGCTGCCCGGCGAGACGTCGCCCCTGATCTTCAGCGACAGCCCCGAGGTGCCCGCGCAGAGCGGCGTGCTGTACCAGGACAGCGTGGAGGGCCGCGCGCGGCTGCTGGCGTACCACCTCAACGGCCTGGGGAAGCCGGCGCGGCTGTACGTGCTGGCGCGTAACCTCACGGACCATCCGGTGGACGTCCGCACGGACCGGCTGGGCGAGACGGCGCCCACCCGCATCGAGGGCACGCTGGGGCAGGTCACGCTGATGGAGTACTTCGCCTCCAGCGGCGGCGCCACCCTGAGCCTCGCGCCGGGACAGTCGGCGGCGGTGTACGCCAGCCCCACCCTGAACGCCGGCAGCGGCGTGAACGTGATGCAGGACGTGACCACCACCGGCCGCGTGGAGCTGACCGTGCTGATGCTCGAAGACACCCTGCCGCCCACCGCGCAGGTCGCGCAGCAGCTGCCCTACCTGAAGCCCGACGAGCGGCACGTGCGCGGCACCTTCCCGGACGCCGTGCGGCACCTGCGCGTCACGCTGGGCGCCCTGCCCACCCGCATCACCATCGGGGACGGGCAGCTCGACCCGGCGCTGACGGGCACCGACGCCCTGACCGGCCAGCCGGTGAAGCTCAGCGGCAATTACGGCGTGCTGTACGACCTGGAAGTCAACGGCGCGGCGGGCAGCGCGGTGGCCCTCAGCCCGCGCGGGGGCCTGTACCGGGGCGCCATGAACGTCATCGACGGCCCGATCGTTCAGGCGGTCAAGCTGCCGCGCGTGGGCACCGCCCTGAACCCCGGGTCGCCCACGCTGGTGTGGCGCGCGCAGTCCGACCGGCTGAACATCGACTTCGTGCCGGCCAGCGGCTCGAACCTGCCGATCAGCCTGGTGTTCTACCGCGCGCAGACGCTGCCCGGCTGGGGCGGCGTGATCAAGACCTACCAGCCGTAA